One Acutalibacter muris DNA window includes the following coding sequences:
- a CDS encoding alpha-N-arabinofuranosidase encodes MAKAIVNANRSKGHINRNIYGHFAEHLGRCIYNGIYVGEASSIPNLNGMRTDVVAALKKMGIPVLRWPGGCFADTYHWRDGIGPKESRKKIVNTNWGGVTEDNSFGTHEFLELCRQLECEPYISGNVGSGTVQEFSDWVEYCNMGGQSPMAEERRSNGQEGPWNVKYWGIGNEAWGCGGNMRPEFYADLCRQYSTYLRNYDTEHPIYKIASGASEGDYNWTKVIMERAGRFIDAVSLHYYTLPRTGDWTDKGPATGFPRSEYYSTLRKTFYMEELVENHSRIIKQYQGDRKIGLCVDEWGTWFDVEPGTNPGFLYQQNTMRDALVSAVNLNIFNNHCDTVVMANIAQTVNVLQAVILTEGEKLLLTPTYHVFEMYKGHQDARQLESYVETTLTGEGEDQVPNLHISASEGKEGVLVTIANLSDTDSAELDCALTGIGRAASVEGRVLTGPCGAYNDFGAEETVRPSHLAAEITDGGFKAVLPACSVAAFTVR; translated from the coding sequence ATGGCAAAAGCAATAGTAAACGCAAATCGATCAAAGGGGCATATCAACAGAAATATCTATGGCCACTTCGCCGAGCATCTGGGCCGCTGTATCTATAACGGCATATATGTCGGTGAAGCTTCCAGCATTCCCAATCTCAATGGTATGCGCACCGACGTTGTGGCAGCCTTGAAAAAGATGGGTATCCCGGTGCTGCGCTGGCCGGGCGGCTGCTTTGCGGATACCTACCACTGGCGTGACGGTATCGGCCCAAAGGAGAGCCGTAAGAAGATAGTGAACACCAACTGGGGCGGGGTCACCGAGGACAACTCCTTCGGCACCCATGAGTTTTTGGAGCTCTGCCGCCAGCTGGAATGCGAGCCCTACATATCCGGCAACGTGGGCAGCGGCACGGTGCAGGAGTTCTCAGACTGGGTGGAATACTGTAATATGGGCGGGCAGTCCCCCATGGCGGAGGAGCGCAGGAGCAACGGCCAGGAGGGGCCCTGGAACGTGAAGTATTGGGGCATAGGCAACGAAGCCTGGGGCTGCGGGGGCAATATGCGCCCGGAGTTCTATGCTGACCTCTGTCGCCAGTATTCCACTTACCTGCGCAACTATGACACTGAACACCCCATCTATAAGATAGCCTCTGGCGCCAGCGAGGGGGACTATAACTGGACAAAGGTGATAATGGAGAGGGCCGGACGCTTTATAGATGCGGTGAGCCTGCACTACTACACCCTTCCCCGCACAGGGGACTGGACCGATAAGGGACCGGCCACCGGGTTCCCGCGCAGCGAGTATTACTCCACTCTCCGCAAGACCTTCTATATGGAGGAGCTGGTGGAGAATCATAGCCGTATTATAAAGCAATATCAAGGAGATAGAAAGATAGGCCTATGCGTTGACGAGTGGGGCACCTGGTTCGATGTGGAGCCTGGAACCAACCCCGGCTTTCTGTACCAGCAGAACACCATGCGGGACGCTTTAGTGTCGGCTGTCAATCTCAACATCTTCAACAACCATTGTGATACGGTGGTAATGGCCAATATCGCCCAGACTGTAAACGTGCTCCAGGCCGTTATACTGACGGAAGGGGAGAAGCTGCTGCTGACCCCCACTTACCATGTGTTTGAGATGTATAAGGGCCATCAGGACGCCAGACAACTGGAGAGCTATGTGGAGACCACCCTTACCGGCGAGGGGGAGGACCAGGTGCCGAACCTTCACATCTCCGCCAGCGAGGGTAAAGAGGGGGTGCTGGTGACCATAGCCAACCTCAGCGACACAGACAGCGCGGAGCTGGACTGCGCCCTTACTGGCATTGGCAGAGCCGCAAGTGTAGAGGGCCGGGTACTGACGGGCCCCTGTGGAGCTTACAATGACTTTGGGGCGGAGGAGACCGTCAGGCCCTCCCACCTTGCTGCTGAAATTACTGATGGTGGATTTAAGGCTGTCCTGCCCGCCTGTTCTGTTGCGGCATTTACAGTAAGATGA
- a CDS encoding DUF6171 family protein produces the protein MNSPSCKRCLLRELDGEYFKSIYRYIASLPGEQRSSSDEYARRLKICRACGDLHNGMCAQCGCFAEVRAAKRRLACPMGRWGQEE, from the coding sequence ATGAACAGCCCTTCTTGTAAGCGCTGTCTTTTACGAGAGCTTGACGGCGAGTATTTTAAATCTATCTATCGGTATATAGCGAGTCTCCCCGGGGAACAGAGGAGCAGCTCTGACGAGTATGCTAGGCGGTTGAAAATTTGCAGGGCATGTGGGGATCTGCATAACGGTATGTGCGCCCAGTGCGGATGCTTCGCCGAGGTGCGTGCCGCTAAGAGACGGCTGGCCTGCCCAATGGGACGCTGGGGGCAGGAGGAATAA
- a CDS encoding glycoside hydrolase family 127 protein, with the protein MNKKEASTPIDIRQVKITDPFWGAVQETVRREVLPYQWEALNDRVPGAEPSFCMHNFRAAARLMERKTQPGFTEPGYTFRGFQTLPEDKEHPEADKFYGFVFQDSDFYKWVEAAAYSLSNHPDPELEGTVDGAIEIICAAQQESGYLDTYYILNGMDGAFTNLKDHHELYCLGHLIESAVAYYQATGKDKLLRAACRYADYVCQCFGPEEGKCKGYPGHEIAEMALVRLYEATGQEKYLDLSRFFLDQRGTSPNYFLEEEKRRAQKEGRPVPKDDSSHYAYYQAHKPVREQEEAVGHAVRAGYLYSGMADMSRLTGDKELLAACKRLWDNIVKKKLYITGGIGGTAVGEAFSYPYDLPNDTAYSETCAAISLAFFARRMLEISPSSEYADVMELSMYNTVVAGMALDGKSFFYVNPLEVSPAACKEDTRLEHVKTVRQKWFGCACCPPNIARIVSSAAAYAFTEREETLFTHLYMGSEITKEVEGIKLRLILESSIPWEGRAAMTVHTDAPAKCTLAFRLPGWCRAPAVTGPEGMERVEKEGYVYFTGIWRDGDRVELSLPMEVRLNAANPRVREDMGRVAVTRGPICYCMEQADNGENLHLLRLDPGAVNKAAISQIEICGQKMTSLELEGFRREQPEENAPLYAEYATPQESQACLKFIPYYAWANRGEGEMSVWVRI; encoded by the coding sequence ATGAACAAAAAGGAAGCTAGCACACCCATTGATATCCGCCAGGTCAAGATCACCGACCCCTTCTGGGGCGCCGTGCAGGAGACCGTCCGCCGGGAGGTCCTCCCTTACCAGTGGGAGGCCTTGAATGACCGCGTACCCGGGGCCGAGCCCAGCTTCTGTATGCACAATTTCCGGGCCGCCGCCCGGCTTATGGAGCGCAAAACTCAGCCGGGGTTTACCGAGCCCGGATATACCTTCCGGGGCTTTCAGACTCTGCCGGAGGATAAGGAGCACCCGGAGGCGGACAAGTTCTATGGCTTTGTGTTCCAGGATTCTGACTTTTACAAATGGGTAGAAGCGGCGGCCTACTCCCTTTCAAACCACCCGGACCCGGAGCTTGAGGGCACTGTAGACGGAGCTATAGAGATCATCTGTGCGGCCCAGCAGGAAAGCGGATATCTCGATACCTACTATATTTTGAACGGTATGGACGGGGCTTTCACAAACCTAAAGGACCATCATGAGCTATACTGCCTGGGGCACCTGATAGAGAGCGCAGTAGCCTACTATCAGGCCACAGGCAAGGACAAGCTTTTGCGGGCGGCCTGCCGGTATGCCGACTATGTCTGCCAGTGCTTCGGGCCGGAGGAGGGAAAATGCAAGGGCTATCCGGGACATGAGATAGCGGAGATGGCCCTGGTGCGGCTGTATGAAGCCACCGGCCAGGAGAAATATCTGGACCTCAGCAGGTTCTTTCTGGACCAGCGGGGGACCTCGCCGAACTATTTTCTAGAGGAAGAAAAACGCCGGGCTCAGAAAGAGGGCAGACCTGTACCGAAGGACGACTCCTCACACTATGCCTATTATCAGGCCCATAAGCCTGTGCGGGAGCAGGAGGAGGCTGTCGGCCATGCGGTACGCGCCGGATATCTCTACTCCGGCATGGCGGACATGTCCAGGCTGACGGGAGATAAAGAGCTGCTTGCCGCCTGCAAGAGACTTTGGGATAATATTGTCAAAAAGAAGCTCTATATTACCGGCGGTATTGGCGGAACGGCAGTGGGCGAGGCCTTTTCCTACCCCTATGACCTGCCGAACGACACCGCCTATTCCGAGACCTGCGCGGCCATCTCCCTGGCCTTTTTTGCCCGCCGTATGCTGGAGATATCTCCAAGTTCAGAATATGCCGACGTGATGGAGCTCAGCATGTATAATACGGTCGTGGCCGGGATGGCTCTGGACGGCAAAAGCTTTTTCTATGTGAACCCTCTGGAGGTATCCCCTGCCGCCTGCAAGGAGGATACGCGGCTGGAGCATGTGAAGACGGTGCGGCAAAAGTGGTTCGGCTGCGCCTGCTGTCCGCCCAATATTGCGAGGATTGTCAGCTCTGCCGCTGCCTATGCGTTTACTGAGCGGGAGGAGACTCTGTTTACCCACCTTTATATGGGAAGTGAGATAACAAAGGAGGTGGAGGGCATAAAGCTTCGGCTTATCCTTGAGAGCTCCATTCCCTGGGAGGGCCGCGCGGCTATGACCGTGCATACGGACGCTCCGGCCAAGTGCACCCTGGCTTTCCGCCTGCCGGGCTGGTGCAGAGCACCGGCCGTTACCGGGCCGGAGGGCATGGAGCGCGTAGAGAAGGAGGGATACGTGTATTTTACCGGCATCTGGAGGGACGGCGATCGGGTAGAGCTCAGCCTCCCTATGGAGGTGCGACTGAACGCGGCAAATCCAAGAGTCAGGGAGGATATGGGCCGGGTGGCTGTCACCAGGGGGCCTATCTGCTACTGCATGGAGCAGGCCGATAACGGAGAAAATCTCCATCTCCTGCGCCTGGACCCCGGTGCGGTAAACAAGGCCGCCATAAGCCAAATTGAAATTTGTGGACAGAAAATGACCTCGCTGGAGCTTGAGGGGTTCCGCCGGGAGCAGCCCGAGGAGAACGCGCCCCTTTATGCGGAATATGCCACGCCGCAGGAGTCTCAGGCTTGCTTGAAGTTTATCCCATATTATGCCTGGGCCAATCGGGGAGAAGGCGAAATGTCTGTCTGGGTGCGGATATAA
- the araD gene encoding L-ribulose-5-phosphate 4-epimerase gives MLEELKISVCQANLMLPKHELVTFTWGNVSGIDREKGLMVIKPSGVEYEGMTADDMVVVELKTGKRVEGKWKPSSDTDTHLALYRAFPGLGGIVHTHSRWATTFAQAGRPIPALGTTHGDYFYGDIPCTRRMTADEIGGEYELETGNVIIETFNGIDPMSIPGVLVHSHGPFAWGGTPMEAVHNAVVMEEVAFMDWHAMVLESTLGQPASGRMQQELLDKHYLRKHGANAYYGQQ, from the coding sequence ATGTTAGAGGAATTGAAAATCTCAGTATGCCAGGCAAATCTGATGCTGCCAAAGCATGAACTTGTAACCTTCACCTGGGGCAATGTGTCCGGCATCGACCGTGAGAAGGGGCTGATGGTTATAAAGCCCTCCGGGGTGGAGTATGAGGGCATGACAGCCGATGATATGGTGGTAGTCGAGCTGAAAACCGGGAAGCGGGTAGAGGGAAAATGGAAGCCCTCCAGCGATACGGACACGCATCTAGCCCTGTACAGGGCTTTCCCGGGACTTGGCGGGATAGTTCACACCCATAGCCGCTGGGCGACCACCTTTGCCCAGGCGGGAAGGCCTATCCCTGCCCTGGGCACGACCCATGGGGACTATTTCTACGGAGATATACCCTGCACGCGCCGGATGACGGCAGATGAGATAGGCGGAGAGTATGAGTTGGAAACGGGGAATGTGATAATCGAGACCTTTAATGGCATCGACCCGATGAGTATTCCCGGAGTGCTTGTACACAGCCACGGCCCCTTCGCTTGGGGCGGCACTCCAATGGAAGCCGTGCACAACGCTGTGGTCATGGAGGAGGTGGCCTTTATGGACTGGCACGCCATGGTTCTTGAGTCTACGTTAGGACAGCCAGCCTCCGGCCGGATGCAGCAAGAGCTTTTGGATAAGCATTATCTCCGCAAACATGGGGCAAATGCTTACTATGGTCAGCAATAA
- a CDS encoding S-layer homology domain-containing protein, whose translation MAKKFLSALLAVLMVISMVPMAAMAEGERAEKVPTLAVGANDSNTDAVEAIKKAVGASSVTLGGDQGNILWFAMTGLGADNYSLSVKSASGAELLGDKYVGYDKETRNFKPTGEKYLIYVSLNNKAAGGEGQQVNEDALADGAYTVTLTNQDTGRVVATETITLASTESGAKWNGKQTTNAGGIEFKVASQGHFEKGLSDLQTGTPTFNVTSAGNNKWNVEVGGASVKYVSDYRKFNETLLQEQHGYYLGISIPKAVNGNIVSKMTLPCLDENGKPDTKDLTAGVFTEYNDSYCDLIFRLGETAEEAKAASKAIKLTYGGIAEQTYTFDFSGLTFPDENVKAEAFTGNLEGLNKNTSAIQSNIVAETDADTKTITVTGTAYEVKDWTEFHGSDEEQQNGHFVALKVSNPAKVAMQLYSPTEKGTDREWKVIDDGIILTRLDNLKEDGYKGKIKVGANEEGGTEWTIDYSGVDMLEATTDLQVDAFDGLINLTGNTKKGSDLQSDITFSRKKANNVTTISFRGNSNYIPKWEQFSSNPDEQEGNYIALKLTADGRIKVGEKPMTADGQLVVMLRESNDFKVNVTVTYTPEGGSETTDRYVLDFSAVKRLPAEIKGVELADDNALTGLMPPAYKDGKIVLSGMVEPKDSNENLFNDGKIKIDLGGKKKDVTIRFIKNGDKLEAVADPAEIAGNTLEFDTSMLFIKSANATDDATAAAPVPSVSETIPEEQKEAAEEVSKALANNKTEIEKAILQKYAYEVSNNSAAKETLVADAAKIVAENADKVPESLKVNIEAAVEDGLDGVSTIVQTYAKIDVVSVETSEDGTTSFEISITPMARTVVSTVADPSKVQLFDPNATEANANRRANAIVVKDEEVKIGESTKVTLALPDAYKAATAFIKHVKDSGEAYVYEGKITGASPRILEFTSEHGFSSFTISAEKPVLDPSSDATLSEVKVGEYEVTKVDNAYTVKVPEGTDVTKLPLTLTATDSKIKGITVNGTAYTEGMEVDLTTAATIVVTAEDGSTATYTLTADDGTVAPPKPWENPFTDVKEGAWYYNAVKYANENGLMDGTSADKFSPRVNLTRAQFAQILYNAEGNPDVTWTDKFSDVKEGAWYANAVIWAAENNVLAGYANGTARPNSIVTREDLVSLLWRYAGKPAPTGTTLDFSDASKVSSYAKDALLWAVENKIISGRANGELDPKGNAQRAEAAQMLMQYFSNK comes from the coding sequence ATGGCAAAAAAATTTTTGTCAGCACTGCTGGCCGTTCTCATGGTCATCTCCATGGTGCCAATGGCTGCCATGGCAGAGGGCGAAAGGGCTGAGAAAGTGCCTACACTGGCCGTCGGTGCAAACGATAGCAACACCGATGCGGTAGAGGCTATTAAAAAAGCAGTTGGCGCATCCAGCGTGACGCTTGGGGGTGACCAGGGGAATATCCTCTGGTTCGCCATGACGGGACTGGGCGCTGACAACTACTCCCTGTCCGTTAAGAGTGCAAGCGGCGCTGAGCTCTTAGGGGATAAGTACGTAGGCTATGATAAGGAAACAAGAAACTTTAAACCCACTGGTGAAAAGTATCTGATTTATGTTTCCCTGAACAACAAAGCAGCTGGCGGCGAGGGGCAGCAGGTAAACGAAGATGCCCTGGCAGACGGCGCATATACCGTTACCCTGACTAACCAGGACACCGGCAGGGTTGTTGCTACCGAGACCATTACTCTGGCGAGTACGGAGAGCGGCGCAAAGTGGAATGGTAAGCAGACGACAAATGCTGGCGGCATCGAATTCAAGGTGGCAAGCCAAGGACACTTCGAGAAAGGCCTGTCGGACCTCCAGACCGGCACCCCCACGTTCAATGTGACCTCCGCAGGGAATAACAAGTGGAACGTAGAGGTTGGCGGTGCTTCCGTGAAGTATGTTTCTGACTATAGAAAATTTAACGAGACTCTTCTTCAGGAACAGCACGGCTACTACCTGGGCATATCCATCCCGAAGGCTGTGAACGGAAACATCGTGTCTAAGATGACACTTCCCTGTCTCGATGAGAACGGCAAGCCTGATACTAAGGATCTAACGGCCGGCGTTTTCACCGAGTACAATGACTCTTACTGTGACCTTATATTCCGTCTGGGCGAGACCGCAGAGGAGGCCAAGGCCGCTTCCAAGGCCATTAAACTCACCTATGGCGGCATTGCCGAGCAGACCTACACCTTTGACTTCTCCGGGCTGACTTTCCCCGACGAGAACGTTAAGGCAGAGGCCTTTACAGGAAACCTGGAGGGCCTGAACAAAAATACAAGCGCGATTCAGTCAAACATCGTGGCTGAGACCGATGCGGATACCAAGACTATCACCGTTACCGGCACCGCTTATGAGGTGAAAGATTGGACTGAGTTCCACGGAAGCGATGAGGAGCAGCAGAACGGCCATTTCGTCGCCCTCAAGGTTTCCAACCCCGCCAAGGTGGCTATGCAGCTGTATAGCCCCACAGAGAAGGGCACCGATCGTGAGTGGAAGGTAATTGATGACGGTATAATCCTCACTCGCCTGGACAACCTGAAGGAGGACGGTTATAAGGGCAAGATCAAGGTCGGCGCAAACGAGGAGGGCGGTACCGAATGGACTATCGACTACTCCGGCGTTGATATGCTCGAGGCAACTACCGATTTGCAGGTGGATGCTTTCGACGGCCTTATAAACCTTACTGGCAACACTAAGAAGGGTTCTGACCTTCAGTCCGACATCACTTTCTCCCGGAAAAAGGCTAACAACGTGACCACTATCTCCTTTAGGGGCAACAGCAACTATATCCCCAAGTGGGAACAGTTCAGCAGCAATCCTGACGAGCAGGAGGGCAACTACATTGCTCTGAAGCTGACTGCCGACGGCAGAATCAAGGTTGGCGAAAAGCCTATGACCGCCGACGGACAGCTGGTAGTTATGCTGCGCGAGAGCAATGACTTTAAGGTCAACGTGACCGTTACGTACACCCCCGAAGGGGGCAGCGAGACAACAGACAGGTATGTCCTTGATTTCTCCGCAGTGAAGCGTCTGCCCGCAGAGATTAAGGGTGTTGAGCTTGCTGACGATAATGCGTTAACCGGCCTTATGCCGCCTGCCTATAAGGACGGAAAGATTGTTCTGTCCGGCATGGTAGAGCCAAAGGACTCCAATGAGAACCTGTTTAACGATGGCAAAATAAAGATTGACCTGGGCGGAAAGAAGAAGGACGTAACCATCAGGTTCATAAAGAATGGCGACAAGCTGGAGGCTGTTGCTGATCCTGCTGAGATTGCCGGGAACACCCTGGAGTTCGACACCAGTATGCTGTTCATCAAGAGCGCCAATGCTACTGATGATGCGACAGCTGCCGCCCCCGTGCCCTCTGTTTCCGAGACTATACCCGAGGAGCAGAAGGAGGCTGCCGAGGAGGTTTCCAAGGCCCTGGCCAACAACAAAACTGAGATAGAGAAGGCCATCCTCCAGAAGTACGCCTATGAGGTGTCCAACAACTCCGCTGCCAAGGAGACCCTGGTCGCCGACGCCGCGAAGATCGTTGCTGAGAACGCTGATAAGGTGCCTGAGAGTCTGAAGGTGAATATTGAAGCGGCTGTAGAAGACGGCCTTGATGGAGTATCCACCATTGTACAGACCTATGCGAAGATCGATGTTGTCAGCGTAGAGACCTCAGAGGACGGCACCACAAGCTTTGAGATCTCCATCACACCCATGGCCCGCACTGTCGTGTCCACTGTGGCCGATCCCAGCAAGGTACAGCTTTTTGATCCCAATGCAACTGAGGCCAACGCGAACAGAAGGGCCAACGCTATCGTCGTCAAGGACGAGGAAGTGAAGATCGGCGAGTCCACCAAGGTTACACTGGCTCTGCCCGACGCCTACAAGGCCGCGACTGCTTTCATTAAGCACGTTAAGGACAGCGGAGAAGCGTATGTCTACGAGGGCAAGATTACTGGCGCTAGCCCCAGGATACTGGAGTTCACCAGCGAGCATGGCTTCAGCAGCTTCACAATTTCCGCTGAGAAGCCTGTCCTCGACCCGAGCAGCGACGCTACTCTGAGCGAGGTCAAGGTGGGCGAGTACGAAGTCACCAAGGTTGACAACGCCTACACCGTCAAGGTGCCCGAGGGCACAGACGTTACCAAGCTGCCCCTGACCCTGACCGCTACGGACAGCAAGATCAAGGGCATCACCGTCAACGGCACAGCCTATACCGAGGGTATGGAGGTCGACCTGACCACAGCCGCCACCATCGTGGTGACCGCTGAGGACGGCTCCACCGCTACCTACACCCTGACCGCAGATGACGGCACCGTAGCTCCTCCCAAGCCCTGGGAGAACCCCTTCACCGACGTGAAGGAGGGCGCGTGGTACTATAACGCCGTGAAGTACGCCAACGAGAACGGCCTGATGGATGGCACCTCCGCTGACAAGTTCAGCCCCCGCGTCAACCTGACCCGTGCTCAGTTTGCTCAGATTCTGTATAACGCAGAGGGCAACCCCGACGTGACCTGGACCGATAAGTTCAGCGACGTGAAGGAGGGTGCCTGGTACGCCAACGCGGTTATCTGGGCCGCCGAGAACAACGTCCTCGCCGGTTACGCCAACGGCACCGCCCGTCCCAACAGCATAGTTACACGCGAGGATCTTGTGAGCCTGCTGTGGCGCTACGCGGGCAAGCCCGCTCCCACCGGCACTACTCTGGACTTCTCCGACGCGAGCAAGGTCAGCAGCTATGCTAAGGACGCCCTGCTCTGGGCCGTTGAGAACAAGATCATAAGCGGCAGAGCTAATGGTGAACTTGACCCCAAGGGCAATGCTCAGAGGGCCGAAGCCGCTCAGATGCTGATGCAGTATTTCAGCAATAAATAA
- a CDS encoding histidine triad nucleotide-binding protein — protein MADCIFCKIAAGEIPSTKVYEDETVLAFRDLDPQAPTHVLIIPKEHIASAADITPENSAVVAHIFEVAAKLSVELGLDKGFRIVNNCGEDGMQSVQHLHFHMLGGKKMGWPPYAE, from the coding sequence ATGGCTGACTGCATTTTCTGTAAGATAGCGGCGGGGGAGATACCCTCCACCAAGGTGTACGAGGACGAGACCGTCCTCGCCTTCCGGGACCTGGACCCCCAGGCGCCCACCCATGTGCTGATAATCCCCAAGGAGCATATTGCCAGCGCGGCGGATATCACGCCGGAGAACAGCGCTGTTGTGGCGCATATCTTTGAGGTAGCGGCGAAGCTCTCGGTGGAGCTGGGCCTTGATAAAGGCTTTCGTATCGTGAACAACTGCGGCGAGGACGGTATGCAGAGCGTCCAGCACCTGCACTTCCATATGCTGGGCGGCAAAAAGATGGGCTGGCCGCCGTATGCGGAGTAG
- a CDS encoding AAA family ATPase encodes MKNKRVIFLNGPMGAGKTTVGRLIQRSLAGCAFIDGDWCMDLEPFVGNSETRALAADNILHMLAGYNNCSHCRGVVVAWLMDRPEICRALEEGAAKIGLETAWFTLLCTEEALGARWRGDKLCPWRTEENLKVSVRSLEAFSRLPGVPVDTSGMTAEQVRDHILKHLSD; translated from the coding sequence GTGAAGAATAAGAGAGTGATTTTCCTGAACGGCCCTATGGGCGCGGGGAAGACCACGGTGGGGCGGCTTATACAGCGGTCTTTGGCCGGGTGCGCGTTCATCGACGGGGACTGGTGCATGGACCTGGAGCCCTTTGTGGGGAACAGCGAGACCCGGGCCCTGGCGGCGGACAATATCCTGCATATGCTGGCCGGGTATAATAACTGTTCACATTGCCGTGGCGTGGTAGTGGCTTGGCTCATGGACCGCCCGGAGATATGCCGCGCCCTGGAGGAGGGGGCGGCAAAGATAGGGCTGGAAACGGCGTGGTTTACCCTTTTATGCACAGAGGAGGCTCTGGGCGCGCGCTGGCGCGGGGACAAGCTCTGCCCGTGGCGCACGGAGGAAAATCTGAAGGTGAGCGTACGTTCGCTGGAGGCCTTTTCAAGGCTGCCCGGCGTGCCCGTTGACACGTCAGGCATGACGGCAGAGCAGGTGCGCGATCATATACTCAAACATTTATCAGACTAG